A single Flavobacterium sp. 1 DNA region contains:
- a CDS encoding 4'-phosphopantetheinyl transferase superfamily protein, producing the protein MFLKNKQSMIGNDIIDLDLARKESNWKRKGFLEKIFSLEEQAMIHGDPNPELVVWNLWSRKEAAYKIYNRHTGIRGYFPWLLQCSYDNQNLGKVVIEDFVFYTQTEITHDYIYSVAVSDTDFFDKIKPLETAEDIKKDNGIPYILDAFTNSIQPVSKTHHGRFQKIISL; encoded by the coding sequence ATGTTCCTAAAAAATAAGCAAAGTATGATTGGGAATGATATAATTGACCTAGACTTGGCTCGAAAAGAGAGTAATTGGAAAAGAAAGGGTTTTCTGGAAAAAATATTTTCTTTGGAAGAGCAAGCAATGATTCATGGTGATCCCAATCCTGAGCTGGTGGTTTGGAATTTATGGAGCAGAAAAGAAGCGGCTTATAAAATTTATAATCGTCATACGGGAATTAGAGGTTATTTTCCGTGGTTATTACAGTGTTCTTACGATAATCAGAATTTGGGTAAGGTTGTTATTGAAGATTTTGTTTTTTATACCCAAACAGAAATAACACATGATTATATTTATTCTGTTGCAGTTTCTGATACGGATTTTTTTGATAAAATAAAACCTCTGGAAACAGCAGAAGATATAAAAAAGGATAATGGAATACCCTATATTCTGGATGCTTTCACTAATTCAATTCAACCAGTATCAAAAACCCATCATGGGCGTTTCCAAAAGATAATTTCGCTATAG
- a CDS encoding rhamnogalacturonan acetylesterase translates to MKHFKSIFLFLCMTHFFCVNAQDNAPIKEFNFGANADKKSGTVINKAVAYTKAIGYGFDLQSDKNVTFDEKSISAKSPFYFSIKLPEGNYSVEVVLGGSNSGITTVKTESRRLMLREIKTAAKETKTARFVVNVRTAKFDVNNTINLKPAELKGLNWDEKLTLEFLGTSIVQSIKIYPISKIKTIYVAGDSTVMEHDSEPWASWPQFFSNYLTTDVVMANYACSGLTLRSFTSGYRLDKILYLMEPGDYLFIEFGHNDEKATGEGKAASGVYTALLKDLITKTRNKGGSPILITPTQRRYFNPNGTLKPTHGEFPDAMRKVAQEMQVPLIDLTKMTTSLYQSWGNELSKKAFVYYPDNTFPGQIGALADNTHFNNFGANEVARCIVQNVKNTGLDLFKNIKPGVPYYIFKSPSKPSDWTMPMSARIEAAKPDGE, encoded by the coding sequence ATGAAACACTTTAAAAGCATCTTTTTATTTTTATGCATGACCCACTTTTTCTGTGTCAATGCCCAAGACAACGCACCTATTAAAGAATTTAATTTTGGTGCAAATGCTGATAAAAAATCTGGTACAGTCATAAATAAAGCTGTTGCGTATACTAAAGCTATTGGATACGGATTTGATTTACAATCCGATAAAAATGTAACATTTGATGAAAAATCAATATCAGCTAAGAGTCCGTTCTATTTTTCGATAAAGCTTCCAGAAGGGAATTATAGTGTGGAGGTCGTTTTGGGCGGCAGCAACAGCGGAATTACAACTGTAAAGACCGAGTCCAGAAGATTGATGCTGCGAGAAATTAAAACTGCTGCAAAAGAAACTAAAACAGCACGTTTTGTGGTGAATGTCAGAACCGCGAAATTTGATGTGAACAATACCATTAATCTTAAACCTGCTGAACTTAAGGGGTTGAATTGGGATGAGAAATTAACTTTGGAGTTTTTGGGAACATCAATTGTTCAAAGCATCAAAATTTATCCTATTTCAAAAATTAAAACGATTTATGTGGCTGGAGATTCTACCGTTATGGAACATGATTCGGAGCCCTGGGCATCTTGGCCACAGTTTTTTTCAAATTATTTGACGACAGATGTAGTGATGGCCAATTATGCTTGTTCAGGTTTGACGCTCCGTTCTTTTACATCTGGATATCGATTAGATAAAATTTTATACTTGATGGAACCAGGTGATTATCTTTTTATTGAGTTTGGCCACAATGACGAAAAAGCAACAGGAGAAGGAAAAGCAGCTTCGGGAGTATATACCGCATTACTGAAGGATTTGATTACCAAAACCAGAAATAAAGGAGGTTCTCCAATATTGATAACTCCAACACAAAGACGTTATTTTAATCCTAATGGGACTTTAAAGCCTACTCACGGCGAGTTTCCAGATGCAATGCGAAAAGTGGCTCAAGAGATGCAGGTTCCTTTGATAGATCTTACTAAAATGACAACTTCTTTGTATCAAAGCTGGGGTAATGAACTTTCAAAAAAAGCATTCGTTTATTATCCAGACAACACCTTCCCCGGACAAATAGGCGCTTTGGCTGATAATACCCACTTTAATAATTTTGGCGCCAATGAAGTGGCCAGATGCATAGTACAGAATGTTAAAAATACAGGTTTGGATCTTTTTAAAAATATAAAACCTGGAGTTCCTTATTATATTTTTAAAAGCCCAAGCAAACCAAGTGATTGGACTATGCCGATGAGCGCCCGAATTGAAGCGGCCAAACCCGACGGGGAATAA
- a CDS encoding DUF2911 domain-containing protein, which produces MKNFKNTLLVLFSFFAVSFANAQEKPKSPAETVTGKIKGATITINYGSPSVRGRKIWGELVPFDAVWRAGANEATTFETDKDLTIEGSKLPAGKYSFFIIPNEKESTIIFNKEAKQWGAYKYDEKKDQLRVKVKPKTGSSSVEKLVYTINSDDVVLSWDNWNVGFKVN; this is translated from the coding sequence ATGAAAAATTTTAAAAACACATTACTAGTTTTATTTTCTTTTTTTGCAGTATCATTTGCAAATGCGCAAGAGAAACCGAAAAGTCCGGCAGAAACAGTTACCGGTAAAATAAAGGGCGCTACAATAACCATTAATTATGGAAGTCCGTCTGTAAGAGGCAGAAAAATATGGGGGGAATTAGTTCCGTTCGATGCTGTTTGGCGTGCTGGAGCAAATGAAGCAACAACATTTGAAACCGACAAAGATCTGACTATTGAAGGATCAAAACTGCCAGCTGGAAAGTATTCTTTTTTTATAATTCCAAATGAAAAAGAAAGCACAATTATTTTTAACAAGGAAGCAAAACAATGGGGAGCTTACAAATATGATGAAAAAAAGGATCAGCTTCGTGTAAAAGTTAAACCTAAAACTGGTAGTTCCAGTGTAGAAAAATTAGTTTATACAATTAATTCAGATGATGTTGTTTTAAGCTGGGATAATTGGAATGTTGGTTTCAAAGTGAATTAA
- a CDS encoding DUF294 nucleotidyltransferase-like domain-containing protein — MNTIAENIADFLKEYPPFDNLTFQELSAIATNIRVLNLEKNETLFQVNDKLHDCFYVVASGTINLSVIADAEETLLNKCHAGDVFGLRPFFAKNNYMMTAKSREESIVYAIPIAAFRPFVANNPDVLNFLLESFATNTWHPKEKENLREKLANDVFYIDQKSEMQYFQSLTYNRSPLTVTINDAVKDVALLMTENLSTCAVICDNKLPIGIVTHTDMCSKIATGIFPLTVTVKAIMSSPVVTVVENISLAEAQLVMLKNNVTHLCVTVDGTDKSVVKGMISEHDLIIAQANNPGVLIKEIKRASNGKDLKNLRERLTELIQNSIHKNIPLSNINNITSEINLAILKRAVELSILELGSPPARFVWLSIGSQGRKEQLLLTDQDSILIFEDVAPDKYRDIRDYFLKLGKKTTATLEKVGYELCPNGHMASNMLWCKSLTDWTKQYDSWMNTPGENSNDLSSIFFDQELVFGEKKIFEAIENVILKDLEHNTLFFDFLGNDALRKNSPLTFFKKFAVEEDEPNKDKFDIKTRALMPLIDGARLFALHFKIKGLNNTYLRFKQLAIIDSKNSDIYLNCAEAFLTLSKFRVNEGLKNENSGQYINLSELTKLDKEKLKNALAPMKELEELIKSNFKLTQFS, encoded by the coding sequence ATGAATACAATTGCAGAGAATATTGCTGATTTTTTAAAGGAATATCCGCCTTTTGACAACTTGACTTTTCAGGAATTGTCAGCTATTGCTACAAATATTAGAGTTTTAAATTTAGAAAAAAACGAAACTTTATTTCAAGTAAACGATAAACTTCACGATTGTTTCTATGTTGTTGCTTCTGGAACGATAAATTTATCAGTAATCGCAGATGCTGAAGAAACACTTTTAAATAAATGTCATGCTGGTGATGTTTTTGGCCTCAGACCATTTTTTGCCAAAAATAACTACATGATGACAGCTAAATCTCGTGAAGAATCAATCGTATATGCTATTCCTATTGCGGCATTCAGACCATTTGTTGCCAATAATCCAGATGTGCTGAACTTTCTTTTGGAAAGTTTTGCCACAAATACCTGGCACCCAAAAGAAAAAGAAAACTTAAGAGAAAAACTGGCTAATGATGTATTCTATATAGATCAAAAGTCGGAAATGCAGTATTTCCAATCTTTAACCTATAACAGATCACCGCTTACAGTTACCATTAATGATGCGGTTAAGGATGTTGCGCTCTTAATGACCGAAAATTTATCAACTTGTGCTGTCATTTGTGATAACAAATTGCCTATTGGAATTGTAACCCATACCGATATGTGTTCCAAAATTGCTACAGGAATATTTCCATTAACTGTTACCGTGAAAGCTATCATGTCTTCTCCTGTAGTAACTGTAGTTGAGAATATCTCACTAGCTGAAGCACAGCTTGTTATGCTAAAAAATAATGTGACCCATTTATGCGTTACTGTAGACGGAACAGACAAATCAGTTGTTAAAGGAATGATTTCAGAACACGATCTGATTATAGCACAAGCCAATAATCCTGGTGTTTTAATTAAAGAAATCAAAAGAGCTTCGAATGGTAAAGATCTAAAAAATCTTAGAGAGCGATTAACTGAATTGATTCAGAATTCAATTCATAAAAATATTCCGCTTTCCAACATAAACAATATTACAAGCGAGATAAATCTTGCTATTTTAAAGCGGGCAGTCGAATTGTCGATTTTAGAATTAGGTTCTCCTCCTGCCCGTTTTGTGTGGTTAAGCATAGGGAGTCAAGGAAGAAAAGAACAGTTACTGCTTACTGATCAAGACAGCATTTTGATCTTTGAAGATGTTGCTCCGGACAAATACAGGGACATAAGAGATTACTTTTTGAAATTAGGTAAAAAGACCACTGCAACACTCGAAAAAGTTGGTTATGAATTATGTCCAAACGGCCACATGGCAAGCAATATGCTTTGGTGTAAATCACTAACAGACTGGACTAAACAATATGACAGCTGGATGAATACTCCAGGTGAAAACAGTAATGATCTTAGCAGTATTTTCTTTGATCAGGAACTTGTATTTGGCGAGAAAAAAATATTCGAAGCGATAGAAAATGTCATTCTAAAAGATTTAGAACACAATACTTTATTTTTTGATTTCCTCGGAAATGATGCTTTGAGGAAAAATTCACCTCTTACATTTTTTAAGAAATTTGCAGTAGAAGAAGATGAACCAAATAAAGATAAATTTGACATAAAAACCAGAGCTTTAATGCCGCTTATTGATGGAGCAAGATTGTTTGCACTGCATTTTAAAATAAAAGGATTAAACAACACCTACTTACGTTTTAAACAGTTAGCAATTATTGATTCCAAAAATTCAGATATTTACCTAAATTGTGCCGAAGCATTTTTAACCTTATCAAAATTTAGAGTAAATGAAGGCTTAAAAAATGAAAACTCTGGACAATATATCAATCTAAGTGAATTAACTAAACTGGACAAAGAAAAATTAAAGAATGCCTTAGCCCCAATGAAAGAACTCGAAGAATTAATTAAAAGTAATTTCAAACTAACGCAATTTTCATAA
- a CDS encoding exonuclease domain-containing protein → MMLDWLKNINKEYPEFWKTYLSKFDQKPKRYVVFTTETSGLNPEKDVVLSIGSFAIVNNRIYIGDNFEAVLLQYKYFHDNGLSNEFILESKMKKLSEPEAIQAFIDYIGNAVLIGHHVDFDVDMINSALARSGCGRLKNEALDIDVMYRKLVDINDKQFSLNELSDIFKLPKNHRNSPSEDAYTIALLFLKLKKRLEIT, encoded by the coding sequence ATGATGCTCGATTGGCTAAAAAATATAAATAAAGAATACCCAGAATTTTGGAAAACTTATCTTTCTAAGTTTGATCAAAAACCCAAGCGGTATGTTGTATTTACAACAGAAACTTCTGGTTTGAATCCTGAAAAAGATGTTGTCTTATCCATTGGTTCATTTGCCATAGTTAACAATAGAATTTATATTGGTGATAATTTTGAAGCTGTTCTTCTGCAGTACAAATATTTTCATGACAATGGGCTTTCAAATGAATTTATTCTGGAAAGCAAAATGAAAAAATTAAGTGAGCCAGAAGCAATACAGGCATTTATAGACTATATTGGAAATGCTGTTTTAATAGGTCATCATGTCGATTTTGATGTTGACATGATTAATAGCGCTTTAGCAAGATCCGGCTGTGGCCGATTAAAAAATGAAGCCTTAGACATTGATGTCATGTATAGAAAATTAGTAGATATCAATGATAAGCAGTTTTCACTCAACGAACTGTCCGACATTTTCAAACTGCCTAAAAACCACCGTAATTCTCCTTCTGAAGACGCTTATACGATTGCCTTATTATTTTTAAAACTAAAAAAAAGATTAGAAATTACTTAA
- a CDS encoding NAD(P)/FAD-dependent oxidoreductase, translating into MQIVIIGGGFAGINLAKELTNQKGIEVTLVDKNNYNFFPPLIYQVATGFLEPSSISYPFRKFFAGKKNLQFRLGELQKVIPAENKIVLNNGELHYDRLVFATGAETSYFGMENVKENAIPMKTLNDAIEMRNALLKNLEKASICKDIHERRKHLTIVVVGGGPTGVEVSGMFAEMRKNILLKEYPELQTSASNIYLVDGGDALLSPMSLESQADTLQAVTQLGVVVKLNSRVVDYKDDTVFLGDGKTIQTKNLIWAAGVSAREFEGIPAESYGRGKRMATDAFNKVNGTENIYAIGDTSIQLNDVDFPGGHPQVAQVAIQQGVNLAENFKLMVQDKPLKPFKYNDRGSMAIIGKNKAVVDLPKPKMHFNGFFAWMIWLFVHLMSLITYRNRINTFYHWMIAYFSKDQSLRMIIRPEKRTKADA; encoded by the coding sequence ATGCAAATAGTAATAATAGGCGGAGGTTTCGCTGGAATTAATTTAGCCAAAGAACTAACGAATCAAAAAGGAATTGAAGTAACCCTTGTAGACAAAAACAATTATAATTTCTTTCCGCCGCTCATTTATCAGGTAGCCACAGGCTTTTTAGAACCTTCAAGCATCAGTTATCCTTTTCGAAAATTTTTTGCAGGCAAAAAGAATCTGCAGTTTCGTTTGGGCGAACTGCAAAAAGTAATTCCTGCCGAAAACAAAATCGTACTCAATAACGGCGAATTGCATTACGACCGCTTGGTTTTTGCAACGGGAGCCGAAACCAGTTATTTTGGGATGGAAAATGTCAAGGAAAATGCCATTCCGATGAAAACACTTAATGATGCCATCGAAATGCGCAATGCCTTATTGAAAAATCTGGAAAAAGCATCTATCTGCAAAGACATTCATGAACGCAGGAAGCATTTAACTATTGTGGTTGTTGGAGGAGGTCCAACAGGAGTGGAAGTTTCCGGAATGTTTGCCGAAATGCGAAAAAATATTTTGCTCAAAGAATATCCCGAATTACAAACTTCCGCCAGCAATATTTATTTGGTAGATGGAGGAGATGCCTTATTGTCGCCTATGAGCTTGGAGTCACAAGCTGATACCCTCCAAGCTGTGACACAGCTTGGAGTTGTTGTAAAACTAAATTCCCGAGTGGTGGATTATAAAGACGACACCGTTTTTCTAGGCGACGGCAAAACCATCCAAACCAAAAACTTAATTTGGGCGGCGGGAGTTTCAGCCAGAGAATTTGAAGGAATTCCTGCAGAAAGTTACGGTCGCGGCAAGCGAATGGCTACCGATGCTTTCAACAAAGTAAACGGAACCGAAAATATCTACGCCATTGGCGATACCAGCATCCAGCTCAACGATGTAGATTTCCCCGGAGGTCATCCCCAAGTGGCGCAAGTGGCCATCCAGCAAGGAGTGAATCTGGCAGAAAACTTCAAACTAATGGTTCAAGACAAACCATTAAAACCCTTTAAATACAATGACCGAGGTTCAATGGCAATCATTGGAAAAAACAAAGCCGTAGTCGATTTACCAAAACCAAAAATGCATTTCAACGGCTTTTTTGCTTGGATGATTTGGTTATTCGTACACTTAATGTCCTTGATAACCTACCGCAATAGAATCAATACTTTTTACCATTGGATGATTGCTTATTTCTCCAAAGACCAATCTTTGAGGATGATTATCAGGCCAGAGAAGAGAACGAAAGCCGATGCATAA
- a CDS encoding acyl carrier protein — MDREETLEQLKHIVKPYVQDQEALDSLSEETDFINDLKINSANLVDVILDIEEKFDIMIDNESMKQMVNVKEAIGIIEAELMKS; from the coding sequence ATGGATAGAGAAGAAACATTAGAACAGTTAAAACATATTGTAAAACCGTATGTTCAAGATCAGGAAGCTTTAGATTCTCTGTCTGAAGAAACGGATTTTATAAATGATCTGAAAATAAATTCGGCTAATTTGGTTGATGTTATATTGGATATAGAGGAGAAATTTGATATCATGATTGATAACGAATCGATGAAACAAATGGTTAATGTAAAAGAAGCCATTGGTATTATTGAGGCAGAATTAATGAAAAGCTGA
- a CDS encoding DEAD/DEAH box helicase, producing MSTQFSDLGVSKGILKAVTEMGIVTPTEIQQKTIPLLLSSSTDIVGLAKTGTGKTAAFGLPLLQLIDTNISAVQAVILVPTRELGQQIFNNLESFAKYLPEVSIASVCGGIPIKPQIEQLKTPTHIVVATPGRLIDLLQRKAINLKETKFLVLDEADEMVSILKEALDEIITELPKTYRTFLFSATMPGTIKQLIQNYLNKNVVTVSASMETVGNQGIDHNYIVVDPIEKLDVLMHFLNSKDGERGIIFCKTKAAVNKLAKNLAINRFSSGALHGSLSQGIRDRIMEQFREGHINILVATDLAARGIDVKEISYVVNYHLPDVYEVYVHRSGRTARAGAKGLSLTVLQPEEETEIADFERELGIQFSKYKKPSVASIEENNTLLWAKQIFKTKPNHDVDAELKTKIKTIFHHLTKDELIEKLLANYLLQNKTEIAEKPVKKFKN from the coding sequence GGACTTGCCAAAACAGGAACGGGAAAAACCGCTGCTTTTGGGTTGCCGTTACTGCAATTAATTGATACTAATATTTCAGCTGTGCAAGCAGTGATTCTAGTACCTACAAGAGAACTGGGGCAGCAGATTTTCAATAATTTGGAAAGCTTCGCTAAATATCTTCCTGAAGTTTCAATTGCAAGCGTTTGCGGAGGAATTCCAATAAAACCGCAGATTGAACAATTAAAAACACCAACGCATATTGTCGTGGCAACACCAGGCCGTTTAATCGATTTACTGCAGCGTAAAGCCATAAACCTAAAAGAAACTAAATTTCTAGTTCTCGATGAAGCCGACGAAATGGTTTCTATCCTTAAAGAAGCTTTGGACGAAATCATAACCGAATTACCCAAAACTTACAGAACCTTTTTATTTTCGGCAACCATGCCCGGAACCATTAAGCAGTTAATCCAGAATTACCTAAACAAAAATGTAGTGACGGTAAGCGCCAGCATGGAAACTGTCGGCAATCAAGGGATTGATCACAACTATATTGTGGTAGATCCTATAGAAAAACTAGATGTTTTAATGCATTTCCTGAATTCTAAAGATGGTGAGCGCGGTATTATATTTTGTAAAACCAAAGCCGCTGTCAATAAACTAGCCAAAAACCTGGCAATCAACAGATTTTCATCTGGAGCTTTGCACGGAAGTTTATCACAAGGAATCCGTGACCGAATCATGGAGCAGTTTCGTGAAGGACACATCAATATTTTGGTGGCAACCGATTTGGCTGCAAGGGGAATTGACGTAAAAGAAATCTCTTATGTAGTCAATTATCATTTGCCAGATGTGTATGAAGTTTATGTTCACCGTAGCGGAAGAACCGCTAGGGCAGGAGCCAAAGGATTATCTTTAACTGTTTTACAACCCGAAGAAGAAACTGAAATCGCTGATTTCGAAAGAGAATTGGGGATTCAGTTTTCCAAATACAAAAAGCCGTCTGTGGCGAGTATTGAAGAAAATAACACACTTTTATGGGCGAAGCAAATCTTCAAAACCAAACCCAATCACGACGTAGATGCCGAATTAAAGACAAAAATAAAAACCATTTTTCATCATCTGACCAAAGATGAATTGATTGAAAAATTGCTGGCTAATTATTTGCTGCAAAACAAAACTGAAATAGCAGAAAAGCCTGTTAAAAAATTCAAAAACTAA